A genomic segment from Corylus avellana chromosome ca5, CavTom2PMs-1.0 encodes:
- the LOC132180541 gene encoding glucan endo-1,3-beta-glucosidase 4, protein MSNVLLMTFLALLFLSIIPQKSDGEFEQWCIADEQTPDDELQAALDWSCGRGGADCSKIQVNQPCYLPNTVRDHASYAFNNYFQKFKHKGGSCYFKGAALITELDPSHNSCTYEFVP, encoded by the exons ATGTCAAATGTTTTGCTGATGACATTTCTTGCTCTGCTCTTTCTGTCAATAATTCCACAGAAATCAG ATGGGGAGTTTGAGCAATGGTGCATAGCTGATGAACAGACCCCAGATGACGAGTTGCAGGCGGCCTTGGATTGGTCTTGTGGAAGAGGAGGTGCAGATTGCAGCAAAATTCAGGTGAACCAACCTTGCTATCTCCCAAACACTGTGAGGGACCATGCTTCCTATGCCTTCAATAACtactttcaaaaattcaagCACAAAGGTGGATCTTGCTACTTCAAAGGTGCTGCATTGATCACAGAACTTGACCCAA GTCATAACTCCTGCACCTACGAGTTTGTTCCCTGA
- the LOC132180675 gene encoding uncharacterized protein LOC132180675, translating to MAAKSKGALEKIGHRNSKFFHACASQRRRVNLISNIWDEEGNNFRTPDEIEGVFVRYFQKIFTLSTPSGMETCLQNITSRVSQEMNKNLLQEFTSEEVLLALQQMAPLKSLGPEGLPACFFQENWEIVGDEVLANRLKLILPMIISQNQSAFIPGRLVLDNTLAAYETLHTMYCRMWGNVGYMAIKLDMNKAYDQVEWYFLENVMIKMGFDRRWVNIIMTCISSIRYAIIVNGNPVGDIRPSRGMRQGDPLSLYLFLLSAEVLSSQLHQAASEGILTGVPTSLRGPRLNHLFFANDSLLFCKATEADWRKANPVFGSSKVLKTGFVKGCLIGRPSFSFRRLSQSPDSLVGKIIKGKYYHQGSFLEANLGSRPSFAWRSIMAARELFKEGVLWHIGDGKSVAIWKDRWILMPITHCIQTPCMTLNEDATVNELFESTMGGWNWALINEIFEEEEDEIICNIPRSKYGRPDKLIWRASPTGIFTVRSAYHMEMERKMMQSGMGSTQLGCSFLWKFLWSTQIPNSSKVFL from the exons ATGGCGGCAAAGAGCAAAGGAGCACTGGAAAAAATTGGGCATAGGaattccaaattttttcatGCCTGTGCTTCCCAAAGGAGAAGGGTGAACTTGATTTCGAATATTTGGGATGAGGAAGGGAACAATTTTCGGACACCAGATGAGATTGAAGGGGTTTTTGTAAGATATTTCCAGAAGATATTTACTTTGTCTACCCCTAGTGGCATGGAGACCTGTTTGCAGAACATTACAAGTAGGGTGTCGCAGGAGATGAACAAAAATCTGCTACAGGAGTTCACATCTGAGGAAGTGCTTCTGGCTTTGCAACAAATGGCACCACTTAAATCCCTGGGACCAGAGGGACTACCTGCTTgcttttttcaagaaaattggGAGATTGTGGGGGATGAG GTGTTGGCTAATCGCTTAAAGTTGATACTCCCTATGATTATATCTCAAAATCAAAGCGCTTTTATTCCAGGGCGTTTGGTTTTGGACAATACTTTGGCTGCTTATGAAACGTTACATACGATGTATTGTCGTATGTGGGGAAATGTGGGTTATATGGCTATTAAGCTCGATATGAACAAGGCATACGACCAAGTTGAatggtattttcttgaaaatgtcATGATTAAAATGGGTTTTGATAGGAGGTGGGTCAATATTATTATGACATGTATTTCCTCTATTCGTTATGCTATTATTGTCAATGGTAATCCAGTGGGGGATATTCGGCCTTCTAGGGGAATGAGGCAAGGAGATCCCCTATCCCTTTACCTTTTTCTACTAAGTGCTGAGGTGTTGAGTTCACAGCTTCATCAGGCAGCTTCGGAGGGAATTCTCACAGGGGTTCCTACATCTTTGAGGGGTCCTCGGTTAAATCATTTGTTCTTTGCTAATGACAGTTTACTTTTTTGTAAAGCCACTGAAGCAGATTGGCGAAAG GCAAATCCCGTATTCGGGAGTTCTAAGGTATTAAAGACCGGGTTTGTAAAAGGGTGTCTGATTGGAAGACCAAGTTTCTCTTTCAGGCGG TTGTCTCAATCTCCGGATAGTTTGGTGggaaaaattattaaaggaaaatattatCACCAGGGGTCTTTTCTAGAAGCCAATTTGGGAAGCAGGCCTTCTTTTGCTTGGAGAAGCATCATGGCGGCCAGAGAATTATTCAAGGAGGGGGTACTTTGGCATATTGGGGACGGGAAATCTGTGGCTATTTGGAAGGATAGGTGGATCCTCATGCCAATCACCCATTGTATCCAAACCCCATGTATGACTCTCAACGAAGATGCTACTGTAAATGAACTGTTTGAGTCAACTATGGGTGGCTGGAACTGGGCTCTTATCAATGAAATATTcgaggaggaggaagatgagATTATTTGCAACATTCCAAGGAGTAAGTATGGGAGGCCAGATAAGCTGATTTGGAGAGCATCCCCAACTGGAATTTTCACTGTTAGGAGTGCATACCATatggaaatggagaggaaaATGATGCAATCTGGAATGGGATCGACTCAGTTAGGGTGTTCATTTTTGTGGAAGTTTTTATGGAGCACACAGATCCCAAATTCCTCAAAAGTTTTCCTGTAG
- the LOC132180288 gene encoding scarecrow-like transcription factor PAT1: protein MQASQQQRSSGMSNGLYYQPIREVEAYCLPQFRTFDNQLRYNDSSQGTNFSAQNFYERYCTLESSPVNGDAVYNSPSTVSFTPNGSPVSQQDSQSHPADQHHSPDNTYGSSVSGSCITDEGNDFKHKLKELETVMLGPDSNVLDSYDSTFQNVTNNSSPEMDSWRQIMEAISSRDLKQILIFCAQAVSDNDLLVAQSLMDELRRMVSVTGEPIQRLGAYMLEGLVARLASSGSNICKALRCKEPASAELLSYMHILFEVCPYFKFGYMSANGAIAEAMKDENRVHIIDFQIAQGSQWDTLIKAFAARPGGPPHIRITGIDDSMSAYARGGGLNIVKKRLSKLAEKNKVPFEFHAAAMSGCDVRLENLGVRPGEPLAVNFAFMLHHMADESVSTQNHRDRLLRLIKSLSPKVVTLVEQESNTNTAAFYPRFCETLNYYTAMFESIDVTLPRDHKDRINVEQHCLAREVVNIIACEGPERVERHELLGKWRLRFKMAGFTPYPLSPVVNGTIKSLLENYCDKYRLEERDGALYLGWRNRSLVASCAWK, encoded by the coding sequence ATGCAAGCATCACAGCAGCAAAGAAGTTCGGGCATGTCCAACGGATTGTACTATCAACCAATTCGAGAAGTTGAGGCCTACTGCTTGCCTCAGTTTCGAACATTCGACAACCAGCTACGCTACAATGATAGCAGCCAAGGGACCAACTTCTCGGCTCAAAACTTCTACGAACGGTATTGCACTTTGGAGTCATCCCCAGTAAATGGTGATGCTGTTTATAATTCCCCATCAACTGTCAGTTTCACACCCAATGGAAGCCCAGTGTCGCAGCAAGATTCTCAGTCACACCCTGCTGACCAGCATCATTCCCCTGACAATACCTATGGCTCTTCTGTAAGTGGATCCTGCATAACTGATGAAGGAAATGACTTCAAGCACAAGCTGAAAGAACTGGAAACTGTAATGCTGGGTCCCGATTCCAACGTTCTTGACAGCTATGATAGCACCTTCCAGAATGTCACAAACAATTCCTCACCGGAAATGGACAGCTGGAGACAAATAATGGAGGCAATTTCTAGTAGGGACTTGAAGCAGATCCTCATCTTCTGTGCACAAGCAGTATCAGATAATGATCTGTTAGTGGCACAGTCGTTGATGGATGAACTACGTCGAATGGTCTCTGTTACTGGTGAACCAATTCAAAGGTTGGGAGCATACATGTTGGAAGGCCTTGTTGCACGGCTGGCCTCCTCAGGGAGTAACATTTGCAAAGCATTGAGATGCAAAGAACCAGCAAGCGCGGAACTCCTCTCTTACATGCACATTCTTTTTGAGGTTTGCCCTTACTTCAAATTTGGCTATATGTCTGCAAATGGAGCCATCGCAGAAGCTATGAAGGATGAAAACAGAGTTCACATTATTGATTTCCAAATTGCCCAGGGGAGTCAATGGGACACTTTGATCAAGGCTTTTGCAGCTAGGCCTGGCGGGCCGCCCCACATCCGCATAACAGGTATTGATGATTCCATGTCAGCTTACGCTCGTGGAGGAGGACTAAATATTGTGAAGAAGAGGCTATCTAAGCTTGCAGAGAAGAATAAGGTGCCATTTGAGTTCCATGCTGCAGCCATGTCTGGTTGTGATGTCCGGCTAGAGAATCTTGGGGTTCGACCTGGGGAACCTCTGGCTGTGAACTTCGCTTTCATGCTACACCACATGGCTGATGAGAGTGTCAGCACTCAGAATCATCGAGACAGGCTACTGAGGCTGATCAAAAGCCTGTCTCCAAAGGTGGTGACCCTTGTTGAGCAAGAATCTAACACGAATACTGCAGCATTCTATCCGCGGTTCTGTGAAACACTGAACTACTACACTGCTATGTTCGAGTCGATTGATGTGACCCTTCCAAGGGACCATAAGGACCGTATCAATGTCGAGCAGCACTGCTTGGCAAGGGAGGTGGTTAACATAATAGCCTGCGAGGGGCCAGAGAGAGTGGAACGGCATGAGCTTCTTGGCAAGTGGAGGTTGCGGTTCAAAATGGCCGGATTCACTCCATACCCTTTAAGCCCCGTGGTGAATGGCACCATTAAATCACTGCTGGAGAACTATTGTGACAAATATAGGCTTGAAGAAAGAGATGGAGCTCTTTATCTCGGCTGGAGGAATAGATCTTTGGTTGCTTCTTGTGCATGGAAGTGA
- the LOC132180287 gene encoding LOW QUALITY PROTEIN: WRKY transcription factor 1 (The sequence of the model RefSeq protein was modified relative to this genomic sequence to represent the inferred CDS: deleted 1 base in 1 codon) yields the protein MVTSGECAPGEVVSDKSGDEIHRLHSSQQNPDYEIQAKQLAQEANRPSSVPEKSSQVPDAAVPTMQSDQVGSTSSIVSEKVSRAPDTSGILALQSGQEASTPAIIREKVAEDGYNWRKYGQKLVKGNEFIRSYYKCTHPNCQVKKQLERSHDGQIVDTTYFGEHDHPKPQLNVPVAVGFTVSVVDERPNEPSSTSAEDKSFVELGQTPHQMESVDPPQPLTVAASDDVKSMLSETNRMRHEVDHDDDRDSKRQRKEKCTVDAVPVDKPSGEPRLVVQTLSEVDIVNDGYRWRKYGQKFVKGNPNPRSYYRCSNPGCPVKKHVERASHDPKVVITTYEGQHDHDMPPSRTVTHNTAGPSVHVTTHNGEAGMKSEESNAVSLDTAVHASSGPEFEPNGESTTKSGVSSVVGFEMVVHSSLGPEGKSSEQLKGKLSAESRTKSEGSDTVCLDMVVVHETPGLEGTNIIKERQTPNADSVWLMMLVLIAASHICPYEWCFLTWISTGMWVVGVFVFIIPFSSSWEFVMPIIGKKILDEHHQVCKKLFLWVK from the exons ATGGTTACTTCAGGGGAATGTGCACCAGGTGAAGTTGTTTCTGATAAATCTGGTGATGAAATTCACAGGCTGCATTCATCACAACAGAACCCTGATTATGAAATTCAAGCAAAACAATTAGCTCAAGAAGCAAACAGGCCCTCTTCAGTACCTGAGAAGTCTTCACAGGTACCTGATGCTGCAGTCCCTACAATGCAATCAGATCAAGTAGGAAGTACTTCCTCTATAGTTTCTGAGAAAGTGTCACGAGCCCCTGATACTAGTGGTATTCTTGCCTTGCAATCTGGCCAGGAGGCAAGCACACCAGCTATAATACGTGAGAAAGTGGCAGAAGATGGATATAATTGGCGGAAATACGGTCAGAAGCTTGTTAAAGGAAATGAATTTATTCGGAGTTATTACAAATGTACTCATCCAAACTGCCAGGTGAAAAAGCAACTGGAAAGGTCACATGATGGGCAGATTGTAGATACTACCTACTTTGGCGAGCATGACCATCCAAAACCTCAACTTAATGTCCCTGTAGCTGTTGGTTTCACTGTTTCCGTTGTAGATGAAAGACCAAATGAGCCCTCTTCAACTAGTGCGGAAG ACAAATCATTCGTTGAGCTTGGCCAGACACCTCATCAAATGGAGTCAGTAGATCCCCCCCAACCATTAACAGTTGCAGCAAGTGATGATGTGAAAAGTATGCTTTCAGAAACAAATAGGATGAGGCATGAGGTTGATCATGATGATGATCGAGACTCAAAAAGACA gagaaaagaaaagtgtaCTGTTGATGCTGTTCCAGTGGATAAGCCAAGTGGTGAACCTCGTCTTGTTGTTCAGACTTTGAGTGAGGTTGATATTGTAAATGATGGGTACCGCTGGCGCAAATATGGGCAGAAATTTGTGAAAGGCAATCCAAACCCAAG GAGTTACTACAGATGCTCAAATCCTGGATGCCCGGTTAAGAAACATGTAGAGAGGGCGTCTCACGATCCGAAAGTGGTTATAACCACATATGAGGGACAACATGACCATGATATGCCTCCTTCAAGGACTGTTACTCATAACACAGCCGGACCAAGCGTTCATGTGACCACCCATAACGGTGAGGCAGGCATGAAATCAGAGGAAAGTAATGCTGTGTCCCTTGACACGGCAGTTCATGCCAGTTCAGGTCCTGAATTTGAACCAAATGGTGAGTCAACAACTAAATCAGGAGTAAGTAGCGTTGTTGGCTTTGAAATGGTTGTCCATTCTAGTTTGGGTCCTGAAGGTAAATCAAGTGAGCAACTGAAAGGCAAGCTGAGTGCTGAGTCAAGAACTAAATCAGAAGGAAGTGATACTGTTTGCCTTGATATGGTT GTTGTTCATGAAACTCCAGGGCTCGAGGGGACTAATATAATAAAGGAACGACAAACACCAAATGCAGATTCTGTCTGGCTCATGATGCTGGTTCTGATTGCAGCAAGTCACATTTGCCCTTATGAATGGTGTTTCTTGACATGGATCAGCACAGGCATGTGGGTAGTTGGGGTTTTCGTTTTTATCAtccccttttcttcttcttgggaGTTTGTTATGCCAATAATTGGCAAGAAAATATTGGATGAGCATCATCAggtttgtaaaaaattatttctttgggTCAAATAA
- the LOC132182823 gene encoding uncharacterized protein LOC132182823 yields the protein MLLSPGQSPRHLSSPSPSTISDNTLQNRNSDSTTTRNPKSQNPKVLDEDSYVAAIEKIIERDFFPDISKLRDRLDWLEAIKTGDPVQIRDAQLKIMERRGGKVNIPNPEGKTHTPGSTFGRNFTPFDEFDAKTPKTAMNFSASGGELSGGGGNGNGEVDASLSLDEFFRRYTSEDNYSFSKIVEKVNRKRKERYEYLLEGEKEEDVESIEGGVKRERISTDGYGTSDQPVSTLEGWKYSAKNLLMYHPSDRGEAPLTEEEMAVRLKGLTKEISRANTRFHGKMMDSRPKEDGKVEVLYTPVAGGTPMPVFDRDGDKLKKYDLDDLRKTPNPFYVESGKKAENGYSFIRTPSPAPGVDESPFITWGEIEGTPLRLEPEDTPIDIGGSGEGPHYKVPRAPVRDEKAHSLSREAARKLRERSKMFLKPPLPSPVRGGSASPSVRTLSPAAQKFVRNAIAKSSSTVDETLRASYRGASPGLATPKSGRSISRFGPDGSMDSRSPSVREGSNPP from the coding sequence ATGCTTCTCTCTCCTGGCCAATCTCCGCGCCACCTCTCATCCCCTTCACCATCCACAATTTCTGATAATACCCTCCAAAATCGAAATTCGGATTCAACCACCACCAGAAACCCTAAGAGCCAAAACCCCAAGGTACTAGACGAGGACAGTTATGTGGCGGCGATCGAGAAGATCATCGAGCGGGACTTTTTCCCAGACATCTCGAAGCTCCGGGACCGGCTCGACTGGCTCGAGGCGATCAAGACCGGAGACCCGGTCCAAATTCGAGACGCCCAGTTGAAGATCATGGAGCGCCGTGGCGGAAAGGTAAATATTCCCAACCCCGAGGGCAAAACTCACACACCTGGTTCCACTTTCGGACGAAATTTCACTCCTTTCGATGAATTCGATGCTAAAACCCCGAAAACCGCGATGAATTTTAGCGCTTCCGGTGGGGAATTATCCGGTGGTGGCGGGAATGGAAACGGTGAGGTCGACGCGTCGTTGTCGTTAGACGAGTTCTTTAGGCGGTATACGAGCGAGGACAACTATAGTTTTTCGAAGATTGTAGAGAAAGTTAAtaggaagaggaaagagagatatGAGTATTTGTTAGAAGGTGAAAAGGAAGAAGATGTTGAGTCAATTGAGGGTGGTGTGAAGAGGGAGAGGATTAGTACTGATGGGTATGGTACTTCAGACCAACCGGTGAGTACATTGGAAGGGTGGAAGTATTCAGCGAAGAATTTGTTGATGTATCATCCCTCGGATAGAGGTGAGGCCCCATTGACGGAGGAGGAAATGGCAGTTAGGTTAAAGGGTCTAACAAAGGAAATCAGTCGTGCCAATACAAGGTTTCATGGTAAAATGATGGATTCTAGGCCAAAAGAGGACGGGAAGGTTGAGGTTCTTTATACACCGGTCGCAGGGGGGACTCCAATGCCAGTGTTTGATAGGGATGGGGATAAATTGAAGAAGTATGATTTGGATGATTTGAGGAAGACTCCAAATCCATTTTATGTGGAGTCAGGGAAGAAAGCGGAGAATGGGTATAGTTTTATTAGGACTCCCTCGCCTGCACCTGGGGTTGATGAGTCGCCATTTATTACGTGGGGTGAAATTGAAGGGACCCCATTGAGGTTGGAGCCTGAGGATACGCCGATTGATATTGGGGGTAGTGGTGAGGGGCCTCATTATAAGGTTCCACGAGCACCTGTTAGGGATGAGAAGGCTCACTCGCTGTCGAGGGAGGCTGCACGCAAGCTGAGGGAGAGGTCAAAGATGTTTCTGAAGCCTCCACTTCCGTCCCCTGTTAGAGGAGGAAGTGCTAGTCCAAGTGTGCGGACACTTTCTCCTGCTGCCCAGAAATTTGTAAGGAATGCAATTGCAAAGTCTTCCTCTACTGTTGATGAAACTCTTCGGGCCAGTTATCGAGGTGCAAGCCCTGGTTTGGCCACTCCTAAAAGTGGAAGGAGCATTTCAAGGTTTGGTCCAGATGGGAGTATGGATTCCAGATCACCTTCTGTAAGAGAGGGTTCTAATCCCCCttag